The genomic stretch AATGGTGGGTACAGGGTCAGTCTCGCTGAGCAATCGAATACATATATGCAGAATCTATATAAATAAAAAAGTAATAGCATGGTTATCAAAAATGTTGCAGCAGCAGTGCAGTACATGGTTTGCCAATGTGTTACAGCAGATTCACTGAAACCGGCTCATGCCAATGGCAGCCTCCGGGCGTTGGTAGGATCCCCGCGACTTGGAGAAACAGTAGTAGTATGACCCGGTGAGCACACCAGTGATCAGGGCAAAAGCCGCACCGGCTCCGAATGTGCCCCGCCGCACCGTCTCACAGTCCGGTGGGTTTTCAAATATCACTGTGCGGTAACCAGTGTGGTAGGCAGACTGCACCAGCCCAGCCAGCAAGCACGCCTCTGCAATGATAAATGTCAACCTGTTCACAGTAATCGAAAAAACCGTTAGTGTCCATTCTGCTACCTGCATGAATTGTATGGTTTTCCACATTGAGTGTTAAAGGATGAGCAAATATCACATGAAAAATAGTATAAACTAAACACCAAATTTTCGTGACTGATCGGAAGATAGGTTAAGTTAAAGCAGTTGTATTTATGCAAACATTGATCTAACGACAACAAAAGTCCCTACAAGGCTACAACCTTGAGAGAGGTGTAGTTTTGAGCTTGTGCAGGTTGGCATGGTGGTGGATAAGTGACCAGAATCACCAAATTCTTGACATGATTTGGGCTGCAGCATGCTGGTGCATGTGGAAACTAAGGAACGATGTTCTATTTCAGGGAATCCTCTGGGTAAATCCCAATTGCTATGACGAAGGATCTTCAGGACACTGAAAAGATGTCTTCTCATCTGCAAGCACTCAATGTGACCTCTTCTGGACCAATGCATGTAGGTCCCTAAAGCAAAAATCGCAAGAATTATTGTGGAGAGAGGAGGAAGCAGTGGAGGGCTGAATGGTATTTCGACGAATGTGGAAGTCATGGTTGAACCACTTGCTGTTATCAGCATGTAATCTGAATTCTAAAAATTATTAGCTTTCTGGCTACTTTTGGCTGGGTCAGCAATCTCCACGGGCTGTATGGGTAGTATTGGTTTCGTGCAGGCAACCAAATGGAGCCGGAGCTGCCAGAGCAATGCCTCTTTTTTTCTAGAAGTAATCCCAAGAGCCAAGTGAGTAGTCCAAAACATAAGAACCAGAACCCAAAGTAGTGTTAACCAACAGATGCTCCTTGAGTAATTGACCGAGTGTGTTACTGAGTCATCATCTGACATCTTCTCAGCTTTTTTTTCAAATATATGCAGGCGCTCAGTGCATTTTTGTATTAGAACACGAAGGCCATAAAGTGGCAAATACAACAAAGGTCAAGGCTTCACAATGACCAAAGAAAACAGATCACAAGACACGAGAAACAAAGAAGGTTATACAGCTGCCAGGCCCTTCGGCCTAGCAGAACAACCATAACAAAACTAAGTGTCCCATCACAACATACTTTTTCAGCACGAGTACACTTAGTAACGAAAACTTGTTGACTGGTATGCTTGCTAATGACTAAATGTGCATCTGGACTCCTGTTTTTTTCCGGGTAATCTGGACTCCTGTTGATTACGACCACTTCAAGATAACCACTGTCTGATGACCAAAGGTACGTGTACAACGTAAGACCATTTCCAACTACCAATTAAACATATTACTAAACAAGTGCTGCCTACATTTCATTATAACCAGACTCAGATCCCCTCTGATCTTCTGAAGGCTACACTACACTAACTGTTGTACTATAATTATGCGCCCATGTGCAAGTTAGATAATGCATATGCCAAATCAATCATTTATATAAACTTCACAAATATTCAAAACTCCCCTAATATCCTATAAAAAATGAACGTTTAGACAAAATCTCAATTTGGTTATCACAATCCGAATCCAATCCTTTGGATTCTTTTTCATACACGTGTCCTTTGGATCAAAGGAATGGTGCTACAAATTCCTGCGTTTTGATTTCCTATGGCCCAAGGCACCCACTCCAACCTCTTTTTCACACCCATATGCTTTGGGATGAGACTTAAGACACTATTCCTCTGTTCTATGCAAGCGGTTATTAACTTATTACTGTAATTTTTGTGTCGTTTTCACACCTTCATTTTGCTTTTGCACTTGCATTCCATTTCTATGTCTACATTTTCCACTTCTGACGAACATGCCCTAAATTCACATCTGAACTCTCCAAGCTGATAAAAAAAACCCAAAAAAGCTGATCAAAATTTGATTTGACAAAATGTGGGCCACCTAGGAACCGTTAAAAGGTTTGCTGGTCAAGTGGTCCAAATGAAGTGCATGAAACTAGGTGTAACTAAACGGTGGTCGCCAAAACAACCACCTGCTGACTACTAACCTGCAACTTCCACAAAATTCCACCATGATTTACATGTGAAAAGCATAATGTGCTTCTTGAGTAGTTCGACGCAAGTACTCCTAAGGGCATGCCCGAAGCACTGCCCTAGAGGTACCGCCTCACAGCTTtagctaggttcgggtggtccaaagtaagttcagatgaggaggcagcctcctctttAGAAAGCGGGATCTTAAGCCTTAAAAGCATGgttttttggagagagaaagagatacgtagtgtcatatttgtgaagtctcttttctcttttttctgactaaagttgtagcttctattggagagataaaattcacCATATTGCTTttgacaacttttttacatggagcagctagttgtgtatgccaccattgcgTCTACAACGTCCCAATTCCCAGAATGACCTTTTATTTTCCTTGAAACGGCCCCAGATGTtgccgtacgtgactggagtacaaACGAGACTATAAAACCTCAATTTAAGCATAAATCATCACAAAAGCCCCGCGAGGATTTCGTGCATCCCTGTGTAATCAATGTGTGTTTGGTTGGCCAAGAACATGGAGGGGGTGGGTGTAGTTGTTGTTCCGACGACCGACCGTCTGACCTTTCGCTTCTGGCAATCTAAACATGGTACTAGTACTAAATAACAACGAGAAAGGTGAAGATTCCGAGTAGCGGGGCCCCCACGTCAGCGTCACGTGGAAGTCAAGGCGGCGCGGCGAGcaggggaggagagagagagaggaactgGGGAAGGGAGGATGCGGGGATGGATCGAGAGCACCAACCAGGAGGAGAGGAAGAGCATGAGCGCGCAGCCGCGGGCGCCGCCGGGACGGAGCGCGGCGCCGCAGCAGAAGCagcggctggcggcggcggccaccaCCTGGCCCACGAGCAGCAGCGCGAGCGCGGCGCCGCCCATCCCCGTGGACGCGTCCGGGTGGTAGCGGCAGTAGGTCCACTCGTTCCTCGCGTCCGTCTCCAGGCTCGCCTGCGGCGGCGCAAAGCAGCAGCATCAGCATCAGCACAGGCGCGTCGGGCGGAGAGCTTATTAGAGAGGGGGGATCGCGCAGATCGGGCGGGGCGTACCGTGGGGCGGCTCTGCTCGGCGCCGATGGCGAGGGCGAAGGCGACGAGGTCGACGAGCAGGATGGCGGCCAGCACCGTGGTGGAGCCGGCCATGGCGGGGTTGGCTGGCGCCACGAAGCTCACCGATTGCTTGGTCCGAAATTTCAGATTAGCGCGTGTTCCTGTCGCGTCGCGCTTCGGATTCGGGGCAGAAGAAGACGCGTAGAGGATCCGGGGCAGAAATGGTGTGGCTCGCCCTTTGGTCTAGCCGGCTCAAGCATAAATAAACAATGGAATTTGAAGAAGCAACTCGGTAGTACTACTCCCTTTGTACTCTCTTCGTTAATTATTATAGGATGTTTTTTTTCTCCAAAATAAATAGTTCAGTAGAATATCAACCTTTGTACTCCCTTCATGCATTATCGTAGGATGTTTTAGCTTTTTAATACTAGATAAATAGCTCTATCATGTTCAGTACAACCTTTGTACTCCCTCTATTTATTATTATAGGATGTTTTAGGTTTTGGAAAATGTATATATTTAGATGTGTTTCAATGTGTAGGTAACTTATTTCGGCCTGTATCTTGTCCATCTAAAACATCTCATTTCAGAAGGAGTACATTTTTATAACATGTTTGGTATAGCCGGCTCAAGCATAAGTAAACTTCACTACCCAACATttcaaagttcaaaaaaatccgaaaaaactTAGATGTAGGTAATGATGACTTCTACCTATGTGTGCAAAATACAAATGTGAAATACTATGTATTCTAGGGTGTATTCAAAACCATCAGATTTGTAAAACTATTTGCCATTTTTGTGTATGCCAGACTACTAATTATTTTGCATTATGATTTTGCGGGACCTTAGAATACGTCATTGTCAACATATGTAACATTTTAATCTTTttgaatattaaaaatgtctattTCAAGAAAGTCAAAAATAGGCTCCATGGAGCCGGTCCTCCAAAGCCATCATAATTATTATCTTCGACTTTTCATTATTTTGATACATCAAATTGCCAACACATTGCTTCAATTGTGCCATAAGCAAAAAAGTGAGAAGGTAAAATTACATTAAATTAGGTTGATTACAATTTAAACCGGTTAAAAAACCAAACATTTCAATGTTCAGTGGAGAAGTAGGTAGTAAGTATTTTTCAAGCATTAAACCTAGTGTATTCgcttgaaaaaaaaatgaaagcaCACGAAATACTAATTCCGAAACATCGAATTGCCCAGCGGTTGCCCAAAAAGGGCCTTTTGTAGCGCGCGGTAATGAGAATGCGGCGGCCCAGGAAACAACAGGCCCAAATGAGAACACAGACGACACTCACGGTGCGGAGCCTGAGAGTCCTGCTCGACGACACACCAAAAAAGGTAGGGAAAATTGGATCCATACCATCAAAAGATCCAAACTTTAgaaaaactagttgaatgcccgtgcgttgctacggtc from Lolium rigidum isolate FL_2022 chromosome 4, APGP_CSIRO_Lrig_0.1, whole genome shotgun sequence encodes the following:
- the LOC124708993 gene encoding uncharacterized protein LOC124708993, which gives rise to MAGSTTVLAAILLVDLVAFALAIGAEQSRPTASLETDARNEWTYCRYHPDASTGMGGAALALLLVGQVVAAAASRCFCCGAALRPGGARGCALMLFLSSWLTFIIAEACLLAGLVQSAYHTGYRTVIFENPPDCETVRRGTFGAGAAFALITGVLTGSYYYCFSKSRGSYQRPEAAIGMSRFQ